The DNA segment AACCTTTATCGTTGTACAAACagaaatgaaattgatttttacaCAATCTTAATAGAAACATGTTGGGTGTTTCCTTTGCAATATCATCGAGAATAATACAGATCTAAaacgaaaataataaaacaaaacttttacaATTCAAAGTAGACAACATCATCGACAATAACCTTTTCTTGCCGCCTCTTTTGACACAGCAGCTGCTACCCCTTCTTCCGGTTAAAATTTCACTCGCAAAAAGGTCAAGCTGAAATCACACCGACAAGCCAAATAGACAGCCTCAACCTCCCCCCGTACCGTCTGCCGttgaatgcattttatttGCACAGTCAATCGATCGCCACTAATTTTCCGTTTTCCGGCCACTGTTGGTCGTACGCGGGGTTGGTCCGCACAGTAGTGAAGTAGAGTTTACAAACGGAATTGAAGAAAGCTAAGCTTGCCTTTAGCTCCTCACAACCACATTCGCAGATTGGGAAGATTGACAAATGGTCAACACAAAGAAGAATCCTGCATGTACGACAACACAGCACAAAGAATGGTACAAAGTACGGTCGTCACCCTACCAGAACAAGGAGAGCTATCCTTGTACTTGCATGCGCGGTTCTTTCTTCTGGCCTTCCGGGTTGCcattcttttgcttttgctataCACGTATACGAACAAAAGTAGCTCACCTTCCTGCCCCTTCGCAAAGGCAAATCCTTCGCTTCAAGCACCATTGATTTTGGGCCACTACTGAGTATCTTCACGCAGGAGTAAGAGAGCCTCCAGTAGCAGCTGCAGCCTCTTGCCACACTTGAAGCAgaatgcgcgtgtgtgtgcgtgtgttcgtGTTTCCAAGGGCTGATCCCACTCGTCCGCCTCCTTTACACAGGATTGATTAAAGGTGATAGTACACGGCACTACCACCACACCAAGCTGGTCACCACTCCACCACTTGGGCCGAAGCTGAAGTGCTGCTGGCGGTAGTAGTGATGGTTTGGGATTACACGCCAGCTTCAATTTCACAAGCACAGCCTGCTTTGTGGCACAAAAATTGGCGAACAGAAAACCGTTTTCAATTTCTGCCAACAATTGAAGGACTtccgcatacacacacacacacgcacgcacaatgGGTGAAATCCGAGCATCAGCAGCCGTGTTTCAGTAGCACATGGTTAAACCGTTGGCTAAGCTTGCTTCGTTAGAGGAAAATTCAATCTTCCACAGCATGTGAACGTGGGGCTGCCTGCCGGTGGGAAAAGATAACCCTCAGCTGTAGACAAACTTTTTGACTCGCAGAAAGTGGGGAAGAGAGGGCAAGatggagcgagagagagagagagagagaatgggaTCCATCTATACCATCCATATCCGTTTGCCGATCcatcgatgctgctgctgctgctgttagttGTGCATGGTTGGTTCGTTACAATCGCCACGATGCAATGGAAGGAAGTGCAACCGTCCAAGGCAGGATGCACCAACACTTCGCCACCAACTTTAGGAACTTTGCGATCAAGCGGATTAAGTTTCATCATTACTTTGCTCAAAGAGTTGACTGCTTTATCGTCCTTCAGCCACAAAGGAAGGATGAAAAGAACCGGATTTAAGTGGCGCGATAgagaaaatcaattttctcTTAAAAGATTTTTAAAATCTGTCAGTactccttcttcttttcctgAAATCATTATTAAAAGCGAATTTAATAAATGGTGCCAACAAGGTGTGAGCAGACGCTTTGAAAATGTCGATCATATTTTTAGACTTTACCGCTTCCATCCCATCCCGTAAATCGTAAATCCTTCTGGTGCTGCAATAATCACACCACGAGGTTTTCCACCccgttgtgtttcttttttttcgccagTCTCCAGTCGGCCAATATCACACAGCAGGACGCCATCGACCGCCACGTGGTGTAGGTGCGTGGTGTCTTAATCCGCACCGGCTAAAGTCCTCCTCCCGTGGACGTGCGGCGCGCCCTACGGGGGTGCTCTCACTGCATGAATCCACCGTTTGCAACCAGTTggcaacaacatcaaacaaacgTTGTTAATTCCGTATTGAACGTAGGGCAGCGGCAAAGACTtcccttttgcttctttcctgCACTGTGTGCTGGCGTTTTTATCCGGGGGAGAGCAAACCATTTCATCTAATGTCACCTGCAACGTGCCATATTATCCGCGTTGGGGTGAAACGGCGGCACCCGTGGGGGCCAGTCTGTcatgctgctgtgtgtgtgtgtggtggtgacGAGTCTGTATCTGCATTCAAACGAAAAACAGTATTGAGCCGTTCGGTCGCAAGATGAAGAACGCGCGCGCGGCgtgaaatgttatttttatgtcGTTTTGATTGCTGCTGGAATGGTTTGGTATTGTTTTTGCGTTGGAATGGGACTGGGGGACAATACAAACGGGAAATAGGGTTCGACGTCGCCTGGGTCGATATAATAGGGGAAATTGGGAACCAAGTTTAGACACATGGTTGTTTTCCATTGTGTCATAGACAGTTCTGGAGGGATGTGAAGAATCTTTTTTCCAATAATACTCCCTGAATTGCTGAATTAGTCAATTTTTATCTTGAAGAATGAgaatttgatttgaatttgacTCTCAGCATCCCAACAGGACCAGTTGTGAAGGTCAATTACCTTATTTTGGTGATAATCTTGTGACACTTGGATAACGTTCAAAGATCTAAGTGAAGTATACTTGCATTTCAAATGTACTAAATTAAGCCTCTTCAGCAACTTTTGGTGTAACTTTGTGGAAATCGTTCATCTACTGCTTTACCTACTGTTAATCTGCTTCACACTGTACGGTCCCCGTATTGGACAATGATTTCAGTGAGCTTTCTATGACACAAATAGGTCACCTCCGACCTAAATCGTCACTTGTGTAACGCTCCCTGATCGTTATTAAATGGCCGCTATCGCATGTCAAATCACATCATTACATCATATCTGGAGAATGGTTATGAAAAGCATACAATGAAGGCTTTAATCTCTTCTCATCTCATCTTCATCACCTTCTTGAAGATCTTCGGGGAACCCAGAAGTTCTAGAAGAGTATCGGCAGCAACAATCTGAATTGTAGCTAATTGACGAAGAAGGACATTAAATATCGAGTACCAGCAGTTGAGGTCAGTACCAGGGCAGGTATAGGACCAGGAAGAAGATAGTATCTTAACGCAGCGTCGAAAAACTATAAAGTTCACCTTCAATCCATATCAAATCCCATTTCAACAATGGTGTGTTGAATATCATCCAAgtttgaaatgctttttttttgttattcctTTCCAAAATTGCTAATCCATCTCCACCTCACCCTCTGGTCCTGCGATCCTTCCCCTTTCTCTGCGATCTTTTCACCGATTTCTCAGCTCCGGTTCAAACGATTCTTCGCCCATAATAACGAATTGTACTCGATTTTTCTACTCATTTGAACATATTCCATCCATCACCATGGATCGACCATCAACCAAAACCAACGCTAACCGCCATCATGGTGTCGTCCCGGAATTTCCGGACTTCATTACATTGCATTTACCATTGATCGTGCCACCCTGACCAACTGATCACCGTTCAGGATGGAAAGACTCCATCCTGCAACTGCCGAAGAAATGGCTCTCGACATCGGAAGCTACCGACGAGTTTGGATTCCCCCAGGTATGTGGTCTGTATATGTGTTCTCTAGGGCCAACAACTGCGACGCCTGCACAACATCGTACCGACCGATCGTTTTAACAAAGCCCGTCTAGGCCTTATGCATGAATGTAAAGATGCTTGTCGCAAGTTGTATAGTCCTCCCGTTACTCATCGCAAACgcaccgttttgtttttcttgctgccCAGATGCTGCCCAAGGTACCGCTCCCGACGGTGGAACAAACGATGGCCGAGTACGTGCGGGTGCTGCAACCGATCGTCACACCGCAGCAGCTCGAGCGGACCAAATCGATCATTAAGCAGTTTAGCGCCACGATCGGCCCGAGCCTGCAGGAGTACCTGCAGGCGAAGCGGGAAGCCGACGACAACTGGGCGTACTACTACTGGCTCAACGACATGTACATGGACAATCCGCTCCCGCTGCCGATCAACTCGAACCCGGGCATGGTGATGCCACCGCGCAAGTTCACCACCGTTAACGATCTGGCCCAGTTTGCGGCCCAGCTAATCGACCAGCTGATGGACCACAAGGAGATGCTCGAGGGGTTGGTCTCTTACCGGACGCCGTTGTTGGAGCTTTCATgtcatttcctttcctttccagcGGCGGCTTGAAACAGGAACGAGCGACCTCCCGCGAGAAGGGGCAACCGTTGTGTATGGCACAGTACTACCGGCTGCTCGGTTCCTGCCGCCGGCCGGGCGACCCTCGCGACAGCCAGTACCTGCCGCCGGGCGGAGAGCAGACCGACGCACACGTCATTGTGTGCTGTCGCAATCGCGTAAGCAGTAGTCGCGTGTAAGACGGCACGTTTCCTCTACTAAATCCCCCGTCCCTGTTTTTCCCTCAGATGTACTGCGTCCCGGTAAAGGCGGGCGATCGTGGCCGGCTGAACGAGAACGAGCTGGCCGCACAGCTGCTACACATTCTGAACGAAGCGCCCAGCCTGCCCGAAACGGAGGCAACCGTCGGCATTCTTACCACCGAGCCGCGACCGAAGTGGGCGGCCGATCGGgagctgctactgctggagGAGCAGAACGCCCGCAACATTGAGCTGATCGAGACGGCGCTGGTCGTGATGTGCATCGACGAGCCGATCCCGCTGTCGTACAATGCGCGCGGCTTCAATGGGTCACCGGCCGGGGCGCACTATGCAGGCGGCCGGGACGAAAGCAACATGGCGCACGAGATGATACACGGCGGGGGCAGTGCGTGCAACACGGCCAACCGGTGGTTCGACAAGACGATGCAGCTAATCATCTGCAACGACGGTACGTGGGGCCTTTGCTACGAGCATTCGCCGTCGGAGGGCATCGCCGTCGTGCAGCTGCTGGAGGGCATTCTGAAGCGCATCGACGAGGCGGCGACGGCGAAGGATGGCCCCGGCACGGCAACCGCGGACCGGCTACAGCTGCAGCAGTCCCATCTGCCACCGCCGGAGCGGCTGGAGTGGATCGTCCGGCCGGAGATTGAGCGGCGGCTGCGCGAGGCGGCACGATCGGTGGATAAGTACGATTTAGCTCGTTGTGCTTCGTGTAACCATCGTAAACAATTATTCATACAAAAATTTCACTAATGAGTCGTTATTTGAGTCACGAATCGCATTCTAAAGATGAACCTCTTAAAAGTCATGAATCATTTGAGAATCACGAATCTTCTAAGTGAACAAATTCAAGTAAAAGACAAAGGAACAAACATTCCAGATACAGATAGGTACTCTGATTAAGAGTCATGAACTAAATGAATTCTCAAAGTTAATCAATGAActagaatttaaaattatgataTCAAGTTTCTTTGTTAAGAGAATCGAATCACGAATCTAATGCTCAATgactcatgaatctcaaaagatttcATTCTCTTAAGAGACTAGCACACATCTTTAGATATTTATAACCCTTTAGATATTCCAATGCctaaagattcgtgaatcatTGAATGACTTTGAGGAATCACTGAGATTAATGAATCTAAATCTGAGTAACCCATTGAATCGAGTTGAATCCCTTCGCTATACCTCATTACTACTTAACCCCTCACATTCTAGACGGATTGAGGATCTCGACTTCTATGTCTACCGGTACAAGCCGTACGGGAAGAACTTCATCAAAGCCTGCCAGGTCAGCCCGGACGTGTACATTCAGCTGGCACTGCAGCTCGCCTACTACAAGTAAGTGGCGCGGACAGCGATGCAAACGTTCACCAGACATCATTCCTCGCACCCACTCCTCACTCTCGTCGTTCCAGGCTCTATGGACATCTGGTCAGCACGTACGAAAGTGCCTCGACCCGGCGGTTCCTGCTCGGGCGGGTCGACTGCATCCGCTCCGCCAGCCTGGAGGCGCTCGAGTGGGCCAAAGCGATGTGCCAGGGCGAGGGCGCGAACGTGACGCTCGAAAGCGACAAGGAGGACGACTACAGTGCCGAGGCCGCCGGGGATGTCAAAAAAGTAACTTTCAGTATTTACAGTGTATGTAAAGAACCAATGCAAAAAGTCGCCCTCTCCCCTACTTCCCATTCCCCATATCCCGTGAGTTCTCcggacacacacgcacacacacacacacaactcctCTATGATTCGGCCAGCTTCCTTCACCTCTTCCTATTCGAACACATCGAACTATCGCTGCATCCTTGGATGTGAGAGGGTTGCCTAGAGACTCGCGCTAGACTAATATTGTGCGTATGCTTTTCCGTCGCTTGGTTGcggtttttctttcctcttttgtttggttttttggtacttttttttgttgttcttcctTCGCTTGTTGTCGTCTACAGAAGGACCATCTGCGGGAGCTGTTCCGATGTGCCGCCGCCCGGCAAACCGAGGTCATGGTGCAGAACATTCTCGGCTACGGCATCGACATCCATCTGCTCGGGCTGAGGGAGGCCTGCCGGGAGCGGGAGGGGATCTTGCACGAGCTCTTCACGGACGAGTGTTACAAGATTGCTaactgttttcttctttccacTAGCCAGGTACAGGGTAGGGAAAGCGAGGGGAAGGACGGAGGAGATGAACTTGCACTTGGATGACACGCACTAGACGGCACCCCACCATGCACACGCGCACCCGGGATAAGCGTTATGATATCTACTGCACCAACGCACCGAATGCACCCCACCCCAAAAAACCACCACTGTGGGTACTGCACCACTGTCTCATTTCAATTGCACCCCGCGGCACCCTCGGACAGATATGGAACCTCGCGTCACTCCCCGTGGAGCTCGTCGAACAAATTCGGAAGGACAAAGTCGCCGTTTTGTATCATTAAAATTAACTtaacttttttcttctatttcacTCCCGCAATCATTCGCTTggcgccctctctctctctccctcttgcAACATATTTTAGGTGGCCTGCTCGACCAACAGCTTCATGGGGTATGGACCGGTCACACCGCACGGCTACGGTGCGTCGTACAATCCGCACCCGAACGAAATCATCTTCTGCCTTTCGGCCTTCTTCACGTCGGACAAGACGAGCGCGTCCCGGTTCGCCCGCTCGCTGCAGGATTCGCTCGACGCCATGCGCGATTTGCTCTCCTAAGCAGCATCATAACACacataagaaaaaaacccctcttcttcttcttactaaaaacaaacatgttCGCTACTAATTCGCTACTATACATCGCCGGTGGCCTTAAACGAACGAACACGAACACGGAGAATGGAATGAAGCGCAACGGAGGATAAGGACGATCGTGAAGATCGCTTGCAGCAGGAGCAAAGGTGTAGTGCGCTAAAGCGGGCGTACACATGAAACATATcaagaaaacgaaacatatCAGTTTTAATCCAAATTGGTCTGTGTAAAGCTTTCGTATCGTGCGATCTTTCCCGGGAAGATCCGGGAAGATTCACACCGATCGCGGAACAACCAAAGAAACGGATACATATCATTAGCTTGTAAGGGAATAGTGGTGGTGCTGGAAGGCAACTTTCCGGCCGCCGAATAGTGTTACTATATACAAAACTATAACAACCGTAGGGACAAGGGAAGGATAGGaattgttcgtttgtttgttgttgttgttgctatttctCTCCCCTTGAAGGCGTGTGGGGCTTTCGCAAAGTATTACACACACGTTCCCCCCCGCTGCTTATTATTGTGATTTTACCCGTTATTGATTATTATCAATTCATCAAAACTGGATAATCGTGTAGTAGCAATATATACAAATATACCACACTTCTGTTGATCGCGTACAGCCGTATGTCGTGCACCCGCGGTTGGTGATGCAGAGACGTTCGTCCCCCTTTAAGGGTGGTGTGTGCGCGATTGGAAGTTTTAGTTGATAAAGCCCAATGTAAAACATTAGCAATGATGTAAGTGCAGCTAAAATCCGTTGCTTAATTCTATCGCATATTGTTGATGTAGTTGTGATTCTTGTTGTTAAAAGAAACCCGATTTTAAAGCACTCTCTATTTATCCAATAACATGAGACTAAAGCATTTAGCATTCCAACTGATGGCAAGCGTTAAACCATGCGTTGTTGTTAATAAGTTCACTTCAAAAGGAACATTgtatcgaaaaaaaaggattattAGCATAACAAGAAACAGGGCGACCACTTTCTTTCAGCAGGTCAAACGTACACTTATATTATCTTAAACAAATGCTTAGAAACGTTACTTGCTTACAGAGATGTATTTTAGTAAAGAAAAACCCCAAGAATGCGTTTTAAACGTTATGGTTATGTTATGTGCTTTTGTTCAGGGCTTATTTACACCAGATTCAAGCAGGTCATTATTATTGTagcaaatatttaaaagaCATGTTGATTGAAAATCCACTTTTATGAGTTGCGCTACTGCTAAAtagcgcaacaaaaaaaatacaaaactatcAAAGTATATAAGTAACGTATTAAAAAGGCTATCCTATTGAAGTAGCATCGGAAAATGCATAGTGCACCCCGCAAACACATTgatgcaagtgtgtgtgtgtgtgcattggcAGTGCATTTATAGttgtagcagtagtagtagcacaCACCTCCATGGCATTGCATGAGCTCAGTATATACATGTATACATATTTAATATGCCCGCACAGTATAATCTTGTCCATTCATCATTAGGCGCATGGAATCGAACGATTCAGGTAAAAAACGTATATAACAATATACATTATTAACTATTAGCATATTGGAAAAACCGAAAGATTTCATCACAATCGTGTCGACCCGACCGATAATCGTTTGCATCGTGAACAATGCGTGAATTCCCGTTTAGAAAGGTTAGTGCAGAAGAATGTAACAGAGAGTGGCAGAAGAAGCCGATAAAGAAGCCGTGCACGTGCACTGTCAATTGAACAAAATTGCTTCGAGCACTGGCTAGCTACGATCGTTTGCGGCATGTCGTGTCCGGCAAGGTAGGAGCTTCACGGTGCATTGGACACATTACTATCGCACGCCATACCCATATCAACACCATTAGGAACGATTAACATACATATCGATTACATATCAGCTCTATAAAAGCATagtaaaggaagaaaaaacgaaacaaatcctACCACTTCAGCGGATCAGGCCCCGCCAAAGTGTCTCCTACACATGTCACATTTTTTAGCAACGATGCCACGCGCATCACGCATCCATCGCACTTAACGCAAGCAGATGTTTGCAGTTTTGCGCGGTAGAGTaaacgcagcagcaaaatgcATGCATTTGGCTGTGGCGCGTGGTAATAGCGTTTAGGGATTATTCACAGCCATTTAAGGTTGTGGTGTTAAGTATGGTGTTGTTGTTCAATGAGTACGAACTATTGCTAGCATTTAGTGGCGTGTGTATACATGTTTAGACGGGCGTTTTCTGTTATCTCAGCGAGGCTGCCGGGTGGTGGATGGCGTGTACCGAGTATTAAACTTGCTTTTAGCTTTTAGCAATGTGTTTAAAACGGTGTTTAACTCTGCTGTCGCTGTAGACTACTGCTGTTTTGTGCTTATCCCGCGTAACATATGGTTTGAGTTTCAGCACACGATCGATTCGTGGCCAACTTCATGGAAAAGGCTTAAGTaaacagtaaaaacaaaaatcacattttactCAGAACGTGCTTATTGAGGGAATCAACTCAAAATACGAGTTGGGAGTGTTTAGTACAATTTAAAATGCCCCATAATCATGATGGTCTATCGGCTGCCATGCCCTGTTACGCAGTAAGCCTGTTACGCAAATGTCGGTCGTGTGCGTGTTGTGAGTGAACGTACTATAATgaatcaataataataaaaagaatcaACTACCCGTACAGCagagcaaaaccaaaactttGTGTTGCTTTATCGTTGCATTCAGTTCTTTCCAGTTCAAATGTTCAGATATTTGTACATACGATATTTTAGGTTTTTGCATTGCAGATTACTGCACACTGCAACATGTTACAtgtattattttgtgtttaaaCACTTCGTACAAACTTGGAGGTCCTGTCGCTGTAtcttacatttaaaaaatatacccGTTCATTCTTAATCTAATAGGTGTTTGATCACTGACAATTACGTAAGTATATATAGAGCAGCAGTTTCTATTTGATCGAAAACCAAAACAGTAGAACGTGGAGAGGCAGTCAAAAACGAAGTAAAACCAGCAATTGGGGCCTGGGGAGGTACACATGTTTAAGTAGTCGGTGTACTACTAAGTCCTATTTGCGCATAGCGCAGTGTTTGTGgggagtgtttgtttttttttacttactACGGTGTAAAACATGTATAATAAAGTCATACTTacggacacgcacacacatacattacGACGACAAAACATTAAGCACTGGCCACCAATTATGTTCCCTTCGGCTTTGTTCCTTTTTCCGTTCCTCATTCGCACGTGTGTTGGTGTGAATACCTCGTGATTAGGCAACACTGTGTACACTCTGAGTGTAAACTTTTCAGCTTAAGTAAAACTAATAGCAGTAAACAAACCAAGACTATTTGCCTCCGCGTCTTAGCTAACCGCGACAAGAGTCCTAAGAGCTGGCGCTGGTAGTAGACTTTAAATTCCGCCGGAATGTTCCACGTAGCTTCTTGTCGATTGCCTCAGGATCGTAGAAAGTAAACTGCAAGAGATTGAGTAGTAGTTATTCATGTTACTTCTCGTCCTTGCCCGATGTCCCCCTTCCCTCGAACTGCTTCTTACCTTGCAGAATatgtgctgcagcagctcgtccGCCTTCTGACGATCCTTCGGATCGTGCTGCAAACATATGCCGACGAAATCTTTGCCCTCTTCGGAGAGATTTTCTGGAATTTCGGGCGATTCGCCCATGCCCACTTTGAACATGATTTGAAAGTTCGAATCAAACTGATGCCACGGTCGCTGTTGGAGGGGTTTGGAATGAAAAGCAGTTAAAGAGAGCGAAAATTGCAAACCAATCGAACCCGGATCTACTTACCCGTCCCGATGACATTTCCACCACGACACAACCAACCGACCAGATATCGGCAGCCCGGCCATGCCCCTCCGTGTTGTTGCGTGTGAACACTTCCGGTGCCATATACGCTGCggagtaaacaaaaaacaaacaagtagACACAACAATTAAGACACTGTACTGTAGTAAAACACTACACCTTTCCGCTTACCTTGCGTCCCGACGTATCCCTTCAGTTCACCCGCCATCGTGGTGTGGGCCTGTATCTTGACGGCCGAGCCGAAATCGCCCAGCTTCAAACAGTTGCCGTCCTTGTGCAGGAATATGTTGGCCGTTTTGATGTCCCGGTGCACGACGCCGTTCCGATGCAGCTCGGCGACGGCCGACAGCAGCTGGTGCGTGTAGCGACGCGTTTGCGCTTCCGGCAGTCCACCGTTCAGCTCGACCAAGCTCTCGAGCGTACCCTCCGGGCAGAGTTCCATGAAAATGATCAGCTCTTCCTgcgaaaacaaatgaaacgaaCATGATTATTACACACATAATGATTGCCGT comes from the Anopheles coluzzii chromosome 2, AcolN3, whole genome shotgun sequence genome and includes:
- the LOC120947360 gene encoding choline O-acetyltransferase-like isoform X1, producing MLPKVPLPTVEQTMAEYVRVLQPIVTPQQLERTKSIIKQFSATIGPSLQEYLQAKREADDNWAYYYWLNDMYMDNPLPLPINSNPGMVMPPRKFTTVNDLAQFAAQLIDQLMDHKEMLEGGGLKQERATSREKGQPLCMAQYYRLLGSCRRPGDPRDSQYLPPGGEQTDAHVIVCCRNRMYCVPVKAGDRGRLNENELAAQLLHILNEAPSLPETEATVGILTTEPRPKWAADRELLLLEEQNARNIELIETALVVMCIDEPIPLSYNARGFNGSPAGAHYAGGRDESNMAHEMIHGGGSACNTANRWFDKTMQLIICNDGTWGLCYEHSPSEGIAVVQLLEGILKRIDEAATAKDGPGTATADRLQLQQSHLPPPERLEWIVRPEIERRLREAARSVDKRIEDLDFYVYRYKPYGKNFIKACQVSPDVYIQLALQLAYYKLYGHLVSTYESASTRRFLLGRVDCIRSASLEALEWAKAMCQGEGANVTLESDKEDDYSAEAAGDVKKKDHLRELFRCAAARQTEVMVQNILGYGIDIHLLGLREACREREGILHELFTDECYKIANCFLLSTSQVACSTNSFMGYGPVTPHGYGASYNPHPNEIIFCLSAFFTSDKTSASRFARSLQDSLDAMRDLLS
- the LOC120947360 gene encoding choline O-acetyltransferase-like isoform X2 — translated: MLPKVPLPTVEQTMAEYVRVLQPIVTPQQLERTKSIIKQFSATIGPSLQEYLQAKREADDNWAYYYWLNDMYMDNPLPLPINSNPGMVMPPRKFTTVNDLAQFAAQLIDQLMDHKEMLEGGGLKQERATSREKGQPLCMAQYYRLLGSCRRPGDPRDSQYLPPGGEQTDAHVIVCCRNRMYCVPVKAGDRGRLNENELAAQLLHILNEAPSLPETEATVGILTTEPRPKWAADRELLLLEEQNARNIELIETALVVMCIDEPIPLSYNARGFNGSPAGAHYAGGRDESNMAHEMIHGGGSACNTANRWFDKTMQLIICNDGTWGLCYEHSPSEGIAVVQLLEGILKRIDEAATAKDGPGTATADRLQLQQSHLPPPERLEWIVRPEIERRLREAARSVDKRIEDLDFYVYRYKPYGKNFIKACQVSPDVYIQLALQLAYYKLYGHLVSTYESASTRRFLLGRVDCIRSASLEALEWAKAMCQGEGANVTLESDKEDDYSAEAAGDVKKVTFSIYSKDHLRELFRCAAARQTEVMVQNILGYGIDIHLLGLREACREREGILHELFTDECYKIANCFLLSTSQVACSTNSFMGYGPVTPHGYGASYNPHPNEIIFCLSAFFTSDKTSASRFARSLQDSLDAMRDLLS